The Watersipora subatra chromosome 1, tzWatSuba1.1, whole genome shotgun sequence genome has a window encoding:
- the LOC137391195 gene encoding receptor-type tyrosine-protein phosphatase alpha-like, with protein MAPAPPNLALAFNSSCFEIQMADSSGLYYRVTQYKLRCSYTVTGAEPQLLLDVKVPDVINGNEWIRCDLDSNAKVICNASATNAVGETRTFSSTSIVLASVVPSLTVLVIVVLITGVVFYKHRTQNSTRSSEESSAFACVAGSSTAECRPHSTSRGNKDTSTNVYEELRVSKMSQQANNKAYQNVLLTDQSVETQFERLERAVAQIRFDYSTAQLPLNIEKNRCADILPTAQHAVTVYGTDYINAVFVNSFLQENQFIATQLPLSHTTSDFWKMIHERKVNVVVQLLPQMLDYFPDADGDEFYLDWGEMQRDDSSENSLVQLVHLTVEDRSVSVVKVQNWSDNQQEGNEMPKISSLLYYFQVVDSYVDGGSICVTDT; from the exons ATGG CTCCTGCTCCACCAAATCTTGCTTTGGCATTTAACAGCAGCTGTTTTGAGATTCAAATGGCTGACTCAAGTGGTTTGTACTACAGAGTCACCCAATATAAG CTCCGCTGTTCTTATACTGTCACTGGTGCTGAACCACAATTACTTCTGGATGTAAAAGTACCAGATGTGATAAATGGCAATGAATGGATACGGTGCGACCTTGACTCCAATGCCAAAGTAATTTGTAATGCTTCTGCAACAAATGCTGTTGGAGAAA CCCGGACTTTTAGCAGTACCTCCATAGTTCTTGCTTCTGTGGTGCCAAGTTTAACAGTTCTTGTTATTGTGGTTCTTATcactggagttgtcttctacaaACACAG AACTCAGAATTCGACACGATCATCTGAAGAAAGCTCCGCATTTGCTTGTGTTGCTGGATCATCAACAGCCGAGTGCAGACCTCACTCTACATCCAGAG GAAACAAAGACACATCCACAAATGTTTATGAAGAACTTCGTGTAAGCAAAATGTCTCAACAAGCGAATAATAAAGCCTACCAGAATGTCTTGCTGACAGACCAGTCTGTTGAAACACAGTTTGAG AGATTGGAACGGGCTGTTGCACAAATAAGGTTTGACTACAGTACCGCTCAACTTCCCTTGAATATTGAAAAGAACAGATGTGCCGATATTCTCCCAA CTGCTCAACACGCGGTTACTGTTTATGGTACAGACTATATTAATGCCGTCTTCGTCAAC TCTTTTCTTCAAGAGAATCAGTTTATTGCTACACAACTTCCACTCTCTCATACAACTAGTGATTTCTGGAAAATGATTCATGAGAGAAAAGTTAATGTTGTAGTTCAACTGTTGCCTCAG ATGCTGGACTATTTTCCTGATGCGGATGGAGATGAGTTTTACCTTGATTGGGGTGAAATGCAGAGAGACGACTCATCTGAGAACAGTCTCGTACAATTAGTTCATCTGACTGTAGAG GACAGATCGGTCTCTGTTGTAAAGGTGCAGAATTGGTCAGATAATCAACAGGAAGGGAATGAGATGCCAAAGATTTCTTCGCTGTTGTATTACTTTCAAGTGGTTGACTCATATGTTGATGGTGGAAGTATATGTGTTACAGATACGTAA